In a genomic window of Coriobacteriia bacterium:
- a CDS encoding carbamate kinase produces the protein MSAALTDPVGRTIVVALGGNAMARATDTPGIESQFQRADEAMAHVAGLVAEGARVVLTHGNGPVVGDILMRGEAACELVPPMPLFIADADSEGGIGLMLQQVLGNRLRLRGVVVPIATVVTQVVVAENDPAFMKPTKPIGPYFQKDEAHLLADERGWRIAEEPGRGWRRVVASPRPRRIIETPAVRALVNAGVVAIAAGGGGVPVVEDEDGLLRGVDAVIDKDWASAVLAAEISAEAFVILMEADAVYDGWGTEAQQRLDRITPSQASALLASGALPAGSIGPKVAAASWFAEKTGNDALICRGEDLTAALSGRAGTRFCAR, from the coding sequence ATGAGCGCAGCACTCACCGACCCGGTCGGACGAACCATCGTTGTCGCCCTGGGTGGCAACGCAATGGCGCGCGCCACCGACACCCCGGGAATCGAGTCACAGTTCCAACGCGCAGACGAGGCGATGGCTCACGTGGCCGGCCTCGTGGCCGAGGGAGCTCGAGTCGTGCTCACGCACGGCAACGGGCCCGTGGTCGGCGACATCCTTATGCGCGGAGAGGCCGCGTGCGAACTCGTTCCGCCGATGCCGCTGTTCATCGCCGACGCGGACTCCGAGGGTGGCATCGGTCTCATGCTCCAGCAGGTTCTTGGTAACCGTTTGCGGCTGCGCGGCGTCGTGGTGCCCATCGCGACCGTCGTCACGCAGGTTGTCGTTGCCGAAAACGACCCTGCGTTCATGAAGCCGACCAAGCCCATCGGTCCGTACTTCCAGAAGGATGAGGCGCATCTGCTCGCCGATGAGCGTGGATGGCGGATCGCCGAGGAGCCCGGCCGTGGCTGGCGCCGCGTCGTGGCGTCACCGCGACCCCGCCGCATCATCGAGACACCCGCCGTCCGTGCGCTCGTCAACGCCGGCGTCGTGGCCATCGCAGCCGGCGGAGGCGGCGTCCCGGTGGTCGAGGACGAGGACGGGCTGCTGAGGGGCGTCGATGCGGTCATCGACAAAGACTGGGCGAGCGCGGTGCTCGCCGCTGAGATCTCCGCCGAGGCCTTCGTCATCCTCATGGAGGCCGACGCCGTCTACGACGGATGGGGCACCGAGGCGCAGCAGCGACTCGACCGCATCACTCCCTCTCAGGCCAGCGCCTTGCTCGCGAGCGGAGCGCTGCCGGCGGGCAGTATCGGTCCCAAGGTTGCGGCCGCTTCGTGGTTCGCCGAAAAGACCGGTAATGACGCCCTCATCTGCCGCGGCGAGGACCTCACGGCGGCACTTTCCGGCCGGGCCGGCACGCGATTCTGCGCGCGCTGA
- a CDS encoding 4Fe-4S binding protein: MCQFCVEHGEGKRWYLQAENYSADLASDLSRRQYMVDFISGFDTMRANAVTAGEILLKLPKPVARLTSSAVSKRMQKNHFGQPLPLEDVEQVFDLATSITAIPCVCRMHEPNRTADEVCILVTTTPMESVLLEGFKDYDNGPDLDDFHTLTKDEAMGLARACEERGLMHSIWTFHTPFTAAICNCNLSSGCMAMKMTATYGVKVMWRGETVVQLDEERCTHCGACARICPFSAIDAARGRVTVRTEDCWGCGICRTACRYEAMTLTDRRSVPSVATLW, translated from the coding sequence ATGTGCCAGTTCTGCGTTGAGCACGGCGAGGGCAAGCGCTGGTACCTCCAGGCCGAGAACTACTCGGCCGACCTCGCCAGTGACCTGAGCCGCCGACAGTACATGGTGGACTTCATCAGCGGGTTCGATACCATGCGCGCCAACGCGGTGACCGCGGGCGAGATCCTGCTCAAGCTGCCCAAGCCTGTCGCGCGGCTCACCAGCAGCGCCGTTTCCAAGCGCATGCAGAAGAACCACTTCGGCCAGCCACTCCCGCTCGAAGACGTCGAGCAGGTCTTCGACCTGGCGACCAGCATCACCGCGATTCCCTGTGTCTGCCGTATGCACGAGCCTAATCGCACCGCCGATGAGGTCTGCATTCTGGTCACCACCACGCCGATGGAGAGCGTTCTCCTCGAGGGATTCAAGGACTACGACAACGGGCCCGATCTCGACGACTTCCACACGCTGACCAAGGATGAGGCGATGGGCCTCGCGCGTGCGTGCGAAGAGCGCGGCCTCATGCACTCCATCTGGACGTTTCACACCCCCTTCACCGCCGCGATCTGCAACTGCAACCTCAGTAGCGGCTGCATGGCGATGAAGATGACCGCGACCTACGGCGTGAAGGTCATGTGGCGTGGCGAAACGGTGGTGCAGCTCGATGAAGAGCGGTGCACGCACTGCGGCGCCTGCGCCCGCATCTGTCCGTTCTCGGCGATCGATGCCGCCCGCGGGCGCGTGACGGTGCGGACCGAGGACTGCTGGGGCTGTGGCATCTGCCGGACCGCATGTCGATACGAAGCAATGACTCTCACCGATCGCAGGAGCGTGCCCTCTGTAGCCACGCTCTGGTAG
- a CDS encoding PASTA domain-containing protein, producing MRGTLASDHTPVVSTIPGETMTQGVGPDEEPLEETTEPEEQEEKRTRSSAAPWIALAILLLIIIWLIWQYLGGVGTVPDTRSVTTSSEITVTAEGPGTIEPETTEGEVATETAEAGPVVPDVIGMSRSAAVAAVEAAGYKASVTVVYGTSQPAGTVFRQNPSGGSALEPGGSVGMLVQLRPSQKPTVTVPDLVGRTEKSAKAALADLGLRPVLSYAPAFGNPGIVHSQWPLGGDDVVEGGDVQIQITVDR from the coding sequence GTGCGGGGTACACTTGCGTCGGACCACACACCGGTCGTGTCGACGATTCCGGGGGAAACGATGACGCAGGGCGTCGGACCTGACGAAGAGCCTCTCGAAGAGACCACCGAACCCGAGGAGCAGGAAGAGAAGCGCACGCGTTCGAGCGCGGCGCCGTGGATCGCTCTGGCGATTCTGCTGCTCATCATCATCTGGCTCATATGGCAGTACCTCGGCGGCGTGGGCACTGTGCCCGACACGAGGTCCGTGACCACGTCCAGCGAAATCACCGTCACTGCGGAAGGGCCGGGCACGATCGAGCCAGAAACGACCGAGGGTGAAGTCGCCACCGAGACCGCCGAGGCGGGACCCGTGGTTCCGGACGTGATCGGCATGAGCCGCTCCGCAGCGGTCGCGGCTGTTGAGGCGGCCGGCTACAAGGCCTCGGTGACCGTCGTGTACGGGACATCTCAACCGGCCGGCACGGTCTTTCGACAGAATCCGAGTGGCGGCTCCGCGCTCGAGCCTGGCGGCTCCGTGGGGATGCTCGTGCAGTTGCGGCCGAGTCAGAAGCCCACGGTCACGGTGCCCGACTTGGTCGGACGCACCGAGAAGAGCGCCAAGGCGGCGCTGGCCGATCTTGGTCTGCGGCCTGTACTCAGTTACGCCCCCGCATTCGGGAACCCGGGCATCGTTCACAGCCAGTGGCCGCTCGGCGGCGATGACGTTGTGGAGGGTGGAGACGTCCAGATTCAGATCACCGTGGATCGCTAG
- a CDS encoding DegV family protein translates to MPSFAVVTDSTADIAADMAAERNITVVPLSVLFGEESFTDGVLSQAEFFERMVAAPSLPTTSTPSIGAFVEAYERALQTAESVVSVHISHNLSGTIGAATQAAEQFAGRVHVFDSLNLSWGLAWQVMDAARSAAEGLSAQAALDRLALVRERVKLIVGLDSLENLSRGGRIGKVGAFLGAMLKLKVTFTVDSNGEFLPLERSRGEKAALAYTMDWVAQQMGEHRRGRFAVGQALSLERANEIAQWLRERYTVDELVIYETGSVISTHTGTGWGVAVLPSE, encoded by the coding sequence GTGCCGTCGTTCGCGGTGGTCACAGACAGTACTGCAGACATCGCCGCGGATATGGCGGCTGAGCGCAACATCACAGTCGTTCCGCTGTCGGTGCTCTTCGGCGAAGAGAGCTTCACCGATGGCGTGCTGAGCCAAGCGGAGTTCTTTGAACGCATGGTGGCTGCACCATCGTTGCCGACGACCTCGACGCCCTCGATCGGCGCCTTCGTCGAAGCATACGAACGCGCGCTTCAGACCGCCGAGAGCGTCGTCTCGGTTCACATCTCACACAACCTGTCCGGCACGATCGGTGCGGCCACTCAGGCCGCCGAGCAGTTCGCCGGAAGGGTGCATGTCTTCGACTCGCTCAACCTATCCTGGGGCCTCGCATGGCAGGTCATGGACGCCGCACGCTCAGCAGCAGAAGGGCTCTCAGCGCAGGCGGCGCTCGACCGCTTGGCGCTCGTGCGTGAGCGCGTCAAGTTGATCGTGGGACTCGACTCGCTCGAGAACCTCTCTCGCGGGGGGCGCATCGGGAAGGTGGGAGCGTTTCTCGGTGCAATGCTCAAGCTGAAAGTCACCTTTACCGTCGACTCGAACGGCGAGTTCCTGCCGCTCGAGCGTAGCCGCGGCGAGAAGGCGGCGCTCGCCTACACGATGGACTGGGTCGCCCAGCAGATGGGCGAGCACCGACGTGGACGATTTGCGGTGGGGCAGGCCCTCTCACTCGAGCGTGCCAACGAGATCGCCCAGTGGCTTCGGGAGCGCTACACCGTCGACGAACTCGTGATCTATGAGACGGGCTCGGTGATCTCGACGCACACGGGCACCGGGTGGGGTGTAGCGGTCCTGCCCAGCGAGTAG
- a CDS encoding ABC transporter permease, which yields MSEPTHTGLSASVRRILAVAGLTFREAYRRKVFLAALAMSGAFLLLFGLGLHFAGSQILPQAGAAEELARRAVATQLLNFGLMPASFIVGLTAVFASVGTVSGELDTGVAYGVLSRPVTRAEVVIGKFLGLGTMLAAYDILLVASLSGLAAWQVGTPLRNLPGALLFFALEPLLLVALAILGSVRLPTLANGVLCTAAYGVAWVGGDIEQIGGYIKSVTMQNIGIVTSLLLPVDAMHRKAMALLVPQGLLGLDAAGAMGIGTPELPSMWMTFYAVAYVIGAVWLAGRTFSRRDL from the coding sequence ATGTCTGAGCCGACCCACACGGGACTGAGCGCCAGTGTCCGCAGGATCCTCGCAGTCGCTGGGCTGACCTTTCGAGAGGCGTACAGACGAAAGGTGTTTCTTGCGGCGCTGGCCATGAGCGGAGCGTTCCTCCTGCTCTTTGGTCTTGGGCTGCACTTCGCGGGGTCGCAGATACTGCCGCAGGCGGGGGCCGCCGAGGAGCTTGCTCGCCGAGCGGTCGCAACCCAGCTTCTCAACTTCGGACTGATGCCCGCGAGCTTCATCGTCGGGCTCACGGCTGTGTTCGCTTCGGTTGGCACCGTGTCGGGAGAGTTGGACACGGGGGTTGCCTACGGCGTTCTCTCGCGACCGGTCACTCGCGCCGAGGTCGTCATCGGTAAGTTCCTGGGTCTGGGCACCATGCTCGCTGCGTACGACATTCTGCTCGTTGCGTCCCTGTCGGGTCTGGCTGCGTGGCAGGTAGGGACGCCACTGCGCAACCTGCCTGGTGCGCTCCTCTTCTTCGCGTTGGAGCCGTTGCTGCTGGTGGCACTCGCGATTCTTGGCAGCGTGCGGCTGCCGACCCTCGCTAACGGCGTCCTGTGCACGGCGGCCTACGGAGTTGCATGGGTCGGCGGAGACATCGAGCAGATCGGCGGCTACATCAAGAGCGTGACCATGCAGAACATCGGTATCGTCACGAGCCTTCTGCTGCCGGTCGATGCGATGCATCGCAAGGCGATGGCGCTGCTCGTTCCGCAGGGACTGCTCGGATTGGACGCTGCCGGGGCGATGGGAATCGGAACGCCTGAGCTCCCGAGCATGTGGATGACGTTCTACGCGGTGGCCTACGTCATCGGCGCGGTCTGGCTCGCCGGACGCACATTCTCCCGTCGCGACCTGTAG
- a CDS encoding ABC transporter ATP-binding protein — MTSGEFVLETHELTKHYGPKVGCEHISLTVRRGHVFGFLGPNGAGKSTFVKMMVGLITPTSGEATLLGRPLENVSARAKVGFLPENFRYQDWLTPRELLSFHGRLLGMESSVVAGAIPRVLELVGLPDDIDSKVRAMSKGMQQRLGLASALLGEPELLFLDEPTSALDPIGRHDVREILLHLKSQGVSVFLNSHLLSEVESVCDEVAVVDHGRVLETGSLVDLLSGPCEVEVAVFEPVPETVVALAAVDLGGVVRSHDPLLLVVGLSDESRIPDLVSRLVDAGVRIVGVTRRRRTLEALFLETVAEASREEVAHV, encoded by the coding sequence ATGACGAGCGGCGAGTTCGTCCTCGAGACTCACGAACTCACCAAACACTACGGCCCCAAGGTGGGATGTGAGCATATTTCGCTCACAGTCCGCCGCGGGCACGTGTTCGGGTTTCTCGGCCCCAACGGCGCGGGCAAGTCGACGTTCGTGAAGATGATGGTGGGGCTGATCACGCCTACGTCGGGCGAAGCCACACTGCTTGGAAGGCCGCTTGAGAACGTGTCGGCGCGTGCCAAGGTCGGTTTCCTCCCAGAGAACTTTCGCTATCAGGACTGGCTCACCCCGCGTGAGTTGCTGAGTTTCCATGGGCGTCTGCTCGGCATGGAGTCCTCGGTGGTCGCGGGCGCGATTCCGCGTGTGCTCGAACTCGTGGGGCTGCCCGATGACATCGACTCAAAGGTGCGCGCCATGTCAAAGGGCATGCAACAGCGGCTTGGCCTGGCCAGCGCGCTGCTCGGAGAGCCCGAACTGCTGTTTCTCGACGAGCCGACCTCGGCGCTCGACCCGATTGGGCGTCATGACGTCCGCGAGATTCTGTTGCACCTCAAGTCACAGGGAGTGTCGGTCTTCCTCAACAGTCACCTGCTCTCTGAGGTTGAGAGCGTGTGCGATGAGGTCGCCGTCGTCGATCATGGACGCGTGCTTGAAACCGGCTCGCTCGTCGACTTGCTCTCCGGCCCCTGTGAGGTAGAGGTGGCCGTCTTTGAGCCGGTGCCCGAAACCGTCGTGGCGCTGGCAGCGGTCGACTTGGGCGGCGTCGTACGATCGCACGATCCGCTCTTGCTCGTGGTGGGACTTTCCGATGAGAGCCGCATCCCCGACCTCGTATCGCGGCTCGTTGACGCCGGCGTGCGAATCGTCGGTGTCACTCGCCGGCGGCGCACGCTCGAGGCGCTGTTCCTCGAGACCGTGGCCGAAGCCTCCCGCGAGGAGGTCGCGCATGTCTGA